The genomic window CGTGAGTATCGTGCGGCGAGGGCTGGAAGGCCCACACCAGCTTGCCGGTGTCGGGATTGAGAGCGACGATGCTGCAGGTGTAGAGATTGTCTCCAGGCCGCGTGGAGCCGGTAAGCACAGGTGTCGGATTGCCTGTTCCCCAATAGATGAGATTCAGGTCCGGATCATAACTTCCGGCCATCCATGTGGTGCCTCCCGTTGCAGTGTTCGGTGTGCCTGCAGGAGCCGTTACATCAAATTCCCATTGCGTCTTGCCCGTCTCAGGATCGATTGCACGGATGAAGGTCTGAAGATTGTCCATGTCGCCGCCTACACCGACGATCACATGGTTGCCCACGATCTGCGGTGCTTCGGTCGACCAGTATCCCTTCTCGACATCGGCAACCTGTATGATCCAGCGCACCGTTCCGTCTTTGGCGTTCAGAGAGACAAGGTGTGCATCGGGAGTAGCAAAGTAAATCCAGTCCTTGTAGATCGCTACGCCGCGCTGGCCGATGTGATCGCCTTTATTCGGCGGATAGGTGTAGTGCCAGAGCTGCTGGCCCGACCGTGCATCCACCGCCCAGATATTGTCAGGAATGGTGAAGTACAACACCCCATTGACCATCAGCGGCGAAGATTTGATGGTGCCGCTGCGCTCCGTCTGAAAGGCCCATGCCAGGGTGAGTTGATTCACGTTCTGCGGCGTGATCTGCGTCAACTTGCTATGGCGTTTGCCCGTGTAGTCGCCGTGATAGCTCGGCCAACTGTCAGCCGGTGGATGGAGCAGCATGGACGCATCGACATTCTGGGCCACGAGTGAGCAAGGAAAAGCGCCCAACGTCAATACGCCTATCACCACGACAAATGCATTCTTCAGAAACTTCATATCGGCAGGTAATCTCCTCTGTTCACTACGCCATGCAGCGTGGGCAAAATCAACGCAGCGTTTGCAGATAAGCCATCAGGTTATGGATGTCGTCGTCGGTGTACTTGCTGAAGAGATCGACGTGCGCGTCTACCGGCGAGTCCACATGGAACTTTACATTCCTGGTCTTCCAGGAGTGATAGATGCCGCTCTCGTCCCGCATGCCGATGACGAACTCATCCTGGTACACCAGCGTTCCCGCCAGCTTTGCGCCCGAAGGAAGGGTGACGTCCACATGGCTCTTAGCCTCACGGGGATAGAGCATCCGCATCTCCAACTGAAGGCCTTCGAAACGCTTGGCGATTCCCGCGAGATCTCCGGTCGCAGAATGGCACTTCGCGCAAGTACCTGCACCATTGAAGTACGTCTTGCCCATCGCCGCATTACCGGTCTGCAGATCGGCAACGTCAACGCCACGGCGACCGCCCTTCATCGATGCGGCCTTGGTCTCCTGCGAGTGAATGTAGGATGCGAGGCTGAGCACTTCCTGGCTGGAGAAATTGAACGCAGGCATCTTCTTCTCCGGACGGCCGTCGCGCACTACCTCCGAGATCTTGTCGCCCTTAACGTCCGCAAGCACCAGCTTGGAACGAGTCAGGTCAGGGCCAGTCTCTCCGCCCATTGCATCGCGGCCATGGCAGAAGGCACAGTTCTGTTGGAACAGTGATTTGCCCGCGTCGACCATACCCGAAGAATGAACTGAGGACGAGTTATCGTTTCCATCGGAGGCCGAATCGGAGGCCGACAAGGCGGGTGTGCTCAGGTAGTGCACCAGCGCCGTCAGTTCACCACCCTGCAGCTTCGGGAACCCGGGCATGCGTCCCTTGCCGGTGTGAATGAGGTCTATGATCTGCTGGTCCGTCTTCTGGTGTTGAATGCCTACCAGCGGCGGAAAGGCGGGCAGGATGCCTTCGCGCTGCTCGCCATGACAGATGGCGCAGTGGCCCTCATAGGCATTGGCTCCGGGCTTGCCTGAAACAGTGCCATCCTGCGCCGCCTGAGCGCTCGAAGCCGCATAGACAGAAATGGGTCTGGACTGAAACAGAAAGAACCCGGCTCCTGCTGCTAAAAGTAGTGCATACCGAAATCTCTGCATAGATAGTTAACTCTCATCCAACTGAGGTAGCTCGTACTCGAACGCGGCGACGATAACGCCTAGACCGAATACTTGATCAACTGCATGAAACCATAATCCATATGGAGCTGTTGATGGCAGTGCATCAACGTGTCACCGGGATTATTGGCAACGAATTCTACTTCCACGGTATCGAGCGGCATGACATTGATGACATCCTTCATCAACCCGCTGATTTGCGTCTTGCCGATGCGAGTTACTTCAAAGGTGTGCCGGTGCAGGTGCATCGGATGCTGGTCGCCGCTGCCATTGCGAAAGACCAGCCTGTACCGCTTGCCCTGCTGCACCATCAGAGGATCGATGTCAGGCCACGACCTCTTGTTGATCGTCCAGGTATCGAACTTCGAGCCCGGTTTCGGGCCGAAATCACGGAAGGTAAGCTCGAATATTTCGTCCGGCGTGTTGGGCGACGCTACCGCATTGGCGAACTGTGCGTAGTCCCATTCCTGGGGCGCTGGATCGTTCCACACCGGCGTGCCCGTCTTTCCCGCATACTCAATCACAACGCCAAGGCCCATCTCGCGTTCCTTCGCGAGCGTCGAACCGAGCACCCAGACCCCGGGCGAGTTCATCTCGACGATTGCGTCCACGCGCTCTGCCACTGCCAGCGAGAGCACTTCCACTGACTTTGGATTTGGTACGGGATTGCCGTCCATCGCCATGATGGTGAACTTATGTCCCGGCAGCGAAAGCACGACGTTCTCGGTCCCACTCGCATTCAGCAATCGCATCAGCACACGCTCACCCTGCTTGACGCGGATAGGTTCGCCCGCACCCAGCCGGTGCGAGTTGATGGTTGCGTATTTGTACCCGACATCCGATCCGGTGGTCAGCGGCATGTTGGAGGACTGCTCGCGCATCGTCTGCACCATGGGCACAAACGAGGGCTCCCAGTGGTGGATGGCGAGATTGATCTCCTTGTCGTAGCGTACAGGCTGCTCACGGCCTTCGATCAGAAGGAAGCCGAACTGTCCGGTATAGGTGCCCACCGCAAGATTGTCATAGGCAGCAGCGTGGGTGTGATACCAGCGAGTGCCTGAGGGCCTGGGCGTGAACGTGTAGCGGTGTGTCTCGCCCGCCGCGATCATCGGCGACCCTTCTTCCATCGCGCCGTCATTCAGCGAATCGATGGCGAGGCCATGCCAGTGGACGAGGTCCGCGTTCTGGGTAGCGTTGGTCACATCGATGCTGACCGGGACGCCTTCGCGCATTCGCAGCAACGGTCCCGGAACCTGCCCGTTGTAAGCCAGTGTCTTGATGTTGACGCCGGGGCTGATCTCCAGCGTGTATGGCTCGATGCGGATGGCATGATCTGCCTTTCCCGCTAATGGAGCCTTACCTTGCTTCGCCTGCAGAGGAAGTGCAGCATAAAGTGATTTGCTCGCCAGCAACGCGCCGGCCGACGAGATAAAGCTTCTACGATTCATTGATTTTTAGCCCTGTCATTTGTAGGAGCATTTTAACGATCTACAATCTCCACTTGAGCAGGAGCACGAGTCCGTTCCAGTCCCTCTGCGGGGGCTGAAGCTTGTCCTGATGAAACCCTTCATTCAGGATGTGGACTTCCCTGGCGTGATGCTGCAACTCCATCCAAGTGACGCTACCACTCTAAACCACAGAAGGATGCCTTTGCACCCCGACAAACGCTTGACCCCCTCAATTTCGTTGAAGCCAAAAGGAGATACGGCACTAAAAGCTTGCGTTCATGCGGACAGCAAAACTCCGTGCCGGACCAATGGCGTTGCCGGAGAAGAGGCCGCCGAAATCGATGACATTGAGACGATTGTTGAGATTGTCTCCATCGACCTGAAAGCGCATCTTGACTCTCTCGCTGCGATAGACATCAGCGCCCAGCGAGGCATTCACCGCAAGCAGAGGAAGGATGCGGCCGCGTGCGAAGTTGATGCGGCTGATGACCTCTGGACCATATTGAGCCAGTGCGTCGGCCTCGTCGCCGGTGTATTCAAACGGCAGGCCCGAGCCATACGAAGCCCCGGCAGCAAAATCGACGCGCGGCACAAGCTGATATTTAAATCGCGTTCTGAGCGTGTTGCGCTGGTCCTGCGAGTCGGGAAAGTGGCCGGTCAGTTGAGAGAGCGCATCGCTTACGTCGTCGCCGAGAAAAAGTCCCCCGGTAACCGGGAACCAGACGTTGCCCACCATATAGGAGTAGCTGACGAAGCCGGTAAGCTTCTGCAGCCGAACCAGCTCAAGTTTTCCCTCGGCCCCATAGATGACCGACTTGTCGAATGCGATGGGATAGCTGACGCCGGTATTGAGAAGCTGGTCGTCGTCCGCATAGTTCCTCACATCGCGGCGATAGAAGTTGACGTCGACGCGCATCCGGTCGGAGAGCGCCTGGGTGATGCCGCCCTCGTAGTAGTTGCCCACCGATGGCTTCACCGGCAGCCGCAGAAACTGGTCGCTGAGCGCGTCGATCTGAGGCGAGCTGGAGATAAGGATGTTCTCAAACGACGGTGTCTGAAAGATACGGTCGTACGAGGCGTGCAGGACCATTTTGAGCGATGGCAGATAGTGCCCCACCGTAAGCCGGGGGCTGAACGCATTCTGGTTCAGCAGCAGCTGGTAGTGGTCCCATCGCAGCCCCGCGCTGACCGTCCAGTTGCCCAGCCGGATGAGGTCTTCCACGAACGCCGACTGCTCAAGGTCGGGACGCTGGTCCACGAAGTTCAACGTCTGCGGCGTGTCGTCGTCGAACTGATCAGGGTCGGTGATGAAGTAGTTGAACTTCTCGTGCAGAAAGGTGTTGTCCGATTCCACCCCGGCCTTGAACTCGTGCCGGCCATGATGAAGCGAAAAAGTCCCTTTGAAATATCCTTCGCGAAAATTATTGTGCTGAAAGGCGATGACCGGCGTGGAATCGGCGTTCGAGTAGAGATTATTCGCGTTGTCCCGCACCATTCCGGACAACGTGCCCAGGCTGTCCGGCGAGAAGATGTGCTGATAGTTCACCGTGCCGATCGTCTCGAAGTTGTCCCCGTTCTGAATCTGACCGGCCTGCTGCTGAATGAGTTCGTTGGGAATGAGAAAACGCGAAAATTCGTGGCGCACGCTGAAGATCAGGCGATCGTTGTCGGTGGCATCGCGCTCATACCTCGTCGAGAAATCCCCGATCGTCCCCTTGTTCGTGTAGTTCTCCGGAACCACCGGATTCAGATAGTGGCTGGTCATGCTTCCGGCCGCGCTCACGTCAACGGTGTTCTTGCCCCACACATTCTGCAACTGGCCATATGAAGTAGCGGTGTCGTAGCTGCCGCCGGAAAGTGCAAGCTGTCCATGCAGTCCAGAAGCGGTCTGCCGATGCGTGTTCAGCTCCACGACGCCGCCCATCTTTCTGCCATACTCCGCGGGATAGCCTGCCGTATAGATTCGGATAGAGTCGAGATCGTCGGCTTCCACCTCTGGCCCAAAGCTGGGAGAGCGATTGTCTGTCAGCGGAATCCCATCGACCACAAACTGAGTCTGATACTCCGAGCCGCGTGGGTGCAGGACTGCGTTGCCTTCGTAGAGCCATCCCGGCTGCGAATTGACCAGGTCCTGCACCGAGCGTCCCGGCAACGACGACAGCCGCTCGTCGATCTGCTTTGCGCCAATCTGCATCACCGAATCAGGCTGATACGGATCGATCATGGTGTCCGCATCGGTCACCGTGACCTTTGTGACCACCAATGGAATGCTGAGCCGAACGGCCTCTTCAAGCGGCAGCGCGGAGTGCACCTGCAGTGTGCTCGAAAATTTGGCAAAGCCTGCCTTCTGCACTTGCACCCGATAGACGCCATAAGGAACCTGCTCGACAACAAGCGCGCCTGAGCCATCGGTGACGAAAGATTTGTCATAGTCATTGCCAGCGGAGGCCAACTGAACCGTAGCTTTAACCGCAATGCCGGAAGGATCGCTCACCTTCACGCGCACCTCTCCGTAGTTCACCTGCCCCCACGCGGGCACGACACTCAAAAGCAGAACTCCCCAGAAAATTCTCAGCGCCCTCGAAAAGAGAGTTACGCCAAAACGGTTGTGGGTTCTACGATTAAAAGTCATACATTTCCATCGCAAAAGTTTATCCGAAAGGCCCTCCTCTTTGCCCCCGCGCAGGGAGAAGAACGTTCTCCCCCGCCCGTTCTATGCGAAAGTGGAATATGCCCCATACCACCCAGAGACGAGCGTTGGGCTTCGCAGCCTGCGCCCTGGCAAGCTCTTTGTGGGGCTGCGGCTTCTTCTTCGGCAAAATCGCCCTCGCCGAGATGAACTTCGCCCACATGGTGCTGTACCGATTTCTTTTCGGCATGGTGCCGCTCGCTCCCCTGCTCATCACCCACCGCCCGCACCTCAACTGCAGGGAGTGGGGAGTCCTGCTCGCCGCTTCGTTCCTCGGGGTGCCGCTCCAGTTTCTGCTCCAGTTCTACGGCCTCTCCATGACCACGGTCAGCCACGCCGCGCTGATGGTTGGGACAATGCCTGTCATTCTGGCTGTAGGCGCCACCCTCTTCGCGCACGAGCGCATGGACCGCACCGGCTGGATCGCCATGGCCGCCTCTACCTGCGGGGCCGCCTTGATCGCTCTCGGCGGCCACCATTCAAGCGCTGGAGGCTCATCGCTGACGGGCGATCTGCTCATCGTCGCTTCCCTCTTCATCGCACTCTTCTGGATTCTCTTCAACAAGCAGCTCATGGAGCGCCACTCCCACATCGTCATCACCACCTACGGGTTGGCGCTGGGCACGGCGATGCTGATGGTGTGGGTGCCCTTGCAGTATGGCCTGCCCCCGGTGGCGCACATCTCGCTGAAAGTATGGCTGGCGCTGGCGGCCAGCGGCCTGCTCTGCACGGCCACCACAACGCTGCTTTGGAATTGGGGTCTTACTCAAGTTCCCGCATCGCAGGCGGGAGTTCTGCTCAACATGGAGCCGCTGATCGGCAGTCTACTCGGCGTGATTGTGCTGGGCGAGCATCTCGGCCCCGATGCCTGGGCGGGCGGCGTACTTATCCTCGGCGCAGCGATCCTGCTGACAACCCGCTCGCGAACCCTTGTGCGCGAACAGCTTCCCATATAAGCGCTAGCGTGGCTGCCAAACGGCCAGAAGAATGCCTCTAAGTTCAGAGCCGGCAACAAAGACAAGAGCAAAAATACAGGGGTCTCTCCACTGCGCTTCGCTCCGGTCGAGATGACGTGCAGTTGTGGCGTAATTAGGGAGTTTAAAACAGATTCTGAGAACTGCCTCTACCGCCAATCGTCCCGCGCCTGATTCTGATCGGCAAAGACCGCATCGAAGTTGTCCGTCTTCTTGATGAGGATATCTCCCTGTATGACTGGCTGGTGCAGCAATACTGCCTGCAAACGAACCAGCTCGAGCATCGCCAGAAACATGCAGATCAGCGCCCGCTCCGTATGCGTATTGTGCAGCAGCCGCCGTAGGCTTACCGGCTTGTCTTCCATCATCAGCCGCCGCTTCACATAGTCGATCATCTGCGCCACCGTGACCGATTCCTCATCCACATTCAAGACGGGGCGTTCGCGCAGACGGTTCAAAATATCCTGAAATACTCGCACCAGGTCAACGGTGTCGGCGGCGATCTCGCGCTCGGCGTTGGCAGCCTCTTTGAACTCGCGAATCCCCGGATTCGACCAGGTCGCCTCTTCGATCTGCTGCTTCTGCATCAACATCTGCGCCGCGGCCTTGAAGCGCTCATGCTCCAGCAGTCGCTCCACCAGCTCGCGCCGCGGGTCTTCAGGATCGCCGCTGAGAATATCGTTGGGATCGCGCGGCAGCAGCGTCTTCGACTTGATGTGAATCAGCAGCGAGGCCATGTAGATGAACTCGCCCGCCGCGTCCACATCGGTCTGCTTCAACTGGTGGGTGTAGTCCAGAAACTGGCTGGTAATGCGCGCAATGGGGATGTCGTAGATGTCGATATTCTGCTTGCGAATCAGGTCCAGCAGAAGGTCGAGCGGCCCATCGTAGACAGCCCCAACCGTCACCGAGAACGGCGACTGTGAAGCCTCTTCCTTGGCGGCGGAAGGCCGCTTCGGCTCGGGCGGCCGCGGTGGAACCGGCTTCGGCTGCAGCTCAAAAGGCTCATGGGCTTCAGGCGTTGCACTCTCGGCTGTTTTTTCGTCCGGCGCGGAAGAGGCCGCCGCAGCGGTTGGCTCCGTCGTCACTTCAGGCAACTCGGGTGCGCCTTCGGGTTGGAGAATTTCGTCAGCCATCGCTATTCCAGACCCACAGCAGAGCGTACCTGCTGCATCGTAATGGCGGCACGAGCCGCAGCCTTTGCAGCGCCGTCCTGAAGGATGGCGTCAACTTCGTCGGGGTTGGCCTCAAAGTGACGGCGACGCTCCTGTATGGGCGCCAGCGCCTCGACCACGCCGTCAGCCAGCCAGCTCTTGCACTCGATACAGCCTATACCGGCAGTGGTGCAGCCTTCACGCGCCTTCTGCTGCGTCTCTTCGCTCGAGAACACTTTATGCAGGTCGAAGACCGGGCACACATCCGGATTGCCGCGATCTTCACGGCGAATGCGGGCGGGATCGGTGACCATCGTCTTCAGCTTGGACCGGATTTCCGGCTCTGGGTCAGAAAGCAGAATGGTGTTCTTATAACTCTTCGACATCTTGCGCCCGTCGGTGCCGGGCAGCTTGGGGGACGGCGTCAGCAGCACTTCAGGTTCGGGAAGAATAGTCCCAACAGAGTAGATCGATTTGAGCTTTGTTTGATGTGCTGCCTGAACCAGTTCGTGTGTATTGAAGTCTTCTTTGTCAGGCTGTTTCGCAATCTTCCGTGCCTTCGTCTTGACAGCCTCCAACTCCCAGGGAGCCGCATTGGAGTCAAGATAAAAGCGGCCGGGATAAAGGGAGTTGAAGCGACGCGCGACCTCACGGGTAATCTCAACGTGAGCCTCTTGGTCTTTGCCAACGGGCACATACTTGGGCTGATAAAGGAGAATGTCGGCGGACTGTAACAGCGGGTAGCCGAGGAAACCGAAGGTGGCAAGATCCTTCTCTTTTAGCTGCTCTTGCTGGTCCTTATAGCTGGGGACGCGCTCAAGCCAACTCAAAGGCGTGATCATCCCCAACAGATCGTTAAGTTCGAAATGCGCGGGGACCTTGCTTTGAACAAAGATTGTGCAAAGTTTCGGATCAAGCCCCGCAGAAAGGAAATCGAGGGCCACATCGCGGATATTCTGCTTCAGATTGCTTGTATCCGCATAGTCCGTCGTCAGCGCGTGATAGTCCGCGATGAAGAAGTAGCACTCGTATTCGTGCTGGAGTTTTACCCAGTTGTAGAGCGCGCCCATGTAGTTGCCGAGATGCAACCGGCCCGTGGGACGCATCCCGCTGAGGACACGGCGGCGCGGCGTGTTCGATGTATTTTCAGTCATTGCGATCAGACCCAAGGTTACATGATGAGGCAGCGCTGAGGCTGGAAGACTCTACAGCACAATCTCTTGCTTAGAGCGCAAAGAGCAGGTGATTGAACGTTCCCAAAAGCGGGTTAAAGAAGATGGTAAAGATGAAGCTCCCACCGATCAGGAACAGCACAATCAACCCGATCATGCCCATGCGGTCGTACAGTTGCACCGCCTTATAGGGAAGAAAGTGCCGCAAAATATGGCTTCCGTCCAAAGGAGGAATCGGGATCAGGTTGAAGATGAACAGCAGAAGATTGATAAGTATCACAAAATAAAGGAACAAAGCCACGGGAAACAAAGCTGGGAGATTCGCCGTAGAGATTCCTTTGATATTCGAGGCCAGCGCCACCGCTGTCGCCACTGCCGCCAGGCCACCTGCGATCGCATGTTTGAGGATAATCAGCAACACCAGCGCCACCGTAGCCATGGCCAGGTTGCTGGCTGGACCGGCCAGCGTCACCAGGATGTCGTCCCTCTTGTAGTTCTTGAAGTTACGGGCCGTCACCGGCGTCGGCTTGGCCCAGCCGATCAGCGGCCAGTGGTAGACCAGCGCCAGCAGCGGCATAAACACAGAACCCAAGGGGTCCAGGTGTTTCAGCGGGTTCAGTGTCACCCGCCCCAGCATCTTGGCCGTAGGATCGCCCAGCTTCCACGCCACCCAGGCATGGGCACACTCATGCACGCTGAAGGCAAGCACAAGAACAACTACTTGAAAAAGAATGAGTACAACTTCCTGATTCATATCCCTAGCTTATCGGAGACAGCGGTGCCACGTTGCATCAAGCGGTGCGCAGCCGTGTCTCGGTAAGCACCTCGGCGATGACCTGATCGTCTACTCCGTGTTTGCGAAGGCTTTCCGTTAACGCCTGTGCCTGAGAATGATCGAGCCGTTCAAGGTCCTTGCGCAGCCCCTCACCGATATAAGCGCGCATGAGCGGCTGGTATCCTGAAAATCCCAGCGTCGGAGCGATCTCCTTCATATCTTCAATAACGCTTTCAGGCATTCGAATACTGATGGTCGTCATAGGACGGCCTTTCGTCATGCGTTCGAGAATACGTTCAGATGTCGTCTTCATACTGTCTCCTTTCCTGCGTCGTGGCAGCCCGCGCCGAAATGATTCGAATGGAATTTCCCTCAATGACCAGATGAACTACGACCAATAGACGTCTCGCCGTCGTGACTCCGACTGCAGCCTCTAGTACTTCATCGTCCTCGGTAGCGTCAACGGACACGTACAAGGGATCAAAAAATACTTCGCATGACTCTTCGAAGGTCACTGCGTGCTTCACATTATTTGTCCGGGCTTTTTCGGCATTCCAGACAAAGCGAAGCCTGCGATGAAGGTAAATTACATCCATGAAATGTGTATATACGTTGTATATATAAAAATCAAGATATTATGCTGAGGGCTTGGCTTTCTCGCGCTTTACCCGCGCCGGAATCCCGACGGAAACACTCTGCGCCGGAACGTCGCGCGTAGCCAGAGCCATTGCGCCCAGCATGGCATCTTCGCCGACATTGGCTCCGGCAAGAACCGTTCCATGGTAGGTAACGCGTGCTCGCGGCCCCAGCTCCGTGGGCTTGGTGGTGACGTCCGCCTGCTTGTTGATGTCGTGAGTATGGCTGTAGATATTGGCGTAATCCGAAACGCTGGTGCCTTCGCGCAGAATGAGGCCGCCCCGGTCGTCGAGCATCACGTTCTTGTGGATCGTGCAATTGTCTTCGATGGTCAGGTTGTAGCCATAGGTAAATTCGACGTTATGGAAGATCCGCACATGTTTGCCGAGATGCTTGAAAATATGCCGGCCTAACATGCAGCGAAAGCGAAAGCCAAGCCAGTGGTTCAGCCCCAGCGGAGAGCGATCGAACATTTGCCAGAACCAGATCAGCGGCTTGCGTATAGCGTATTGCTCAGCGTTGACGTCGCCGTAGTACTCCGGCTCCAGCGTGATGTTGCGCGGGTCAAATGACTCGGCAAGGACGCTCGAGGCAAGCTCGATGGTAAGCGTCGATTGCTTGTGAGCGCCATGAATTCTCCCAAGATAAATCTGGTAAAGCTCATCGCGCACGATCTCGGAACGGCGATCGACCGACTGAGAGCGGGTGAAGTCCTCGTTGAGTTGTGAGAGCCACTTGAGGAAGGTCGCCTCTGCCTCAGGGGTTGGTTTGAGTTCGCGGTAGGCCTGGACGGTCATTGAGTCACTCCCTCTTCAAAGCTATTCGATGGCAAAAATGGCGGTGACGGTGGCCGACTTTTCAATCTGTCGAGGATTGATGGCCAGTGGCTCAACTTTATCCATCGCTGGTGAGGCGGCCATAGCGCGCATCATCATGGGTCGAATGGGGCTTGCCTGGACCTCGTTGCTCGCATAGAGTAGTCCGCCAAGCTTGGCATTGAGACTTTGTGCCATCTGCTCTGCCTGAGAGCGGGCGCGTTGCAAGGCTTTCGCAGCAGCCTGGGCCTCGGGGGCGTTCTCATCCTTGAAGCTCCAATCGATCTGTCCGCTTTGGTTGGCCCCTGCCTTCACCGCAAGGTCAAGCACCTTCGCCGCATCGTTGGCATTCGTGCGGACGGTCCAGCTCTGCGTCACCTGGAACTGGCGCTTGGCCTTCTCGGCATCCGTCAGCTTTTCCACCTGATAGTTCTGCACCGGGGTAACGGACTGGTTTTCGCTCTCGATAGAGTCCGATGGAATTCTGGCAGAGGTCAGCGCCTTCATGATGGCATTCGAGGTACGCGATCCGTTGGCATAGGCGGCATCGCTGTCCGGGCCATAGACGATAAATCCGACATGGACGGTAGCGATATCCGCTATGGCGGTTACCTTATCGGTGGCCGTGACGGAGATGGTGCGGTTTTCCTTGTTGACCTGAATCGTCTGCGCGGAGGCAGCGATGGCAGCGGTGCAGAGTGCGATAGCGGTGACGCGAAGGATCTTCATTCTTCCTCTCCTTTAGAGCCGATGAGATCGGCCATGGTGGGCTTGTATTTCGGCTTGGCTGCGAGCTTCTGTTTCGGATCGGGGATGACGCGCTCGGACGGTGGCGTGCCCAGGCGAGCTCGGGCATTTGCCTTGACGGCCTTGATCTTCGAAAAAACCTGCTTCTTCGGCTTGCTCATCTTGCTCATCCCCTGCTCAAGCTGGACACCTGCGGGCTGCAAAGCCCACACCGATTATGCAATACTCTGTTCGCAAGGGCAGCATGGCGGACAATTGCAGCGAAGTAACCGTCCCGACCCAGACGAGGTGCCCGAATGGAAGAGCGAGATTTTTTCGATGAGCGACCGGAACAACGTACGCATATGATGACCTGTCCCCACTGCGGACAGCAGGAGGAGTATCAACTGAGCTGGCTGGTGCGACGTAAAAAGGCCCAGTTGCCGCGCGGGGCGGACGACCGCGACCGTGCGCGCTTTGCCAAGGCCCAGAGCTACATGGTCCGACGAGACGACATGGTGGGCTGCAAAAATGTCCGCTGCCGAAAGCGTTTCGACGTGGCTGGGATCCAGTCGGTCGCGTTTATCTAAA from Granulicella sp. L56 includes these protein-coding regions:
- a CDS encoding DMT family transporter; its protein translation is MPHTTQRRALGFAACALASSLWGCGFFFGKIALAEMNFAHMVLYRFLFGMVPLAPLLITHRPHLNCREWGVLLAASFLGVPLQFLLQFYGLSMTTVSHAALMVGTMPVILAVGATLFAHERMDRTGWIAMAASTCGAALIALGGHHSSAGGSSLTGDLLIVASLFIALFWILFNKQLMERHSHIVITTYGLALGTAMLMVWVPLQYGLPPVAHISLKVWLALAASGLLCTATTTLLWNWGLTQVPASQAGVLLNMEPLIGSLLGVIVLGEHLGPDAWAGGVLILGAAILLTTRSRTLVREQLPI
- a CDS encoding acido-empty-quinoprotein group A: MKFLKNAFVVVIGVLTLGAFPCSLVAQNVDASMLLHPPADSWPSYHGDYTGKRHSKLTQITPQNVNQLTLAWAFQTERSGTIKSSPLMVNGVLYFTIPDNIWAVDARSGQQLWHYTYPPNKGDHIGQRGVAIYKDWIYFATPDAHLVSLNAKDGTVRWIIQVADVEKGYWSTEAPQIVGNHVIVGVGGDMDNLQTFIRAIDPETGKTQWEFDVTAPAGTPNTATGGTTWMAGSYDPDLNLIYWGTGNPTPVLTGSTRPGDNLYTCSIVALNPDTGKLVWAFQPSPHDTHDWDAIEVPVMVDGLFHGQKRKMLMQASRNGYFFVLDRTNGKNLLTAPFGPVNWASKIDETGRPIPNPKKEPSPDGVLIAPDEGGLTNFRSPSFDPKTGLFIVDAHPSWSLYFAKPADGTYGWAGADYGLWGKGVLEAIDYQTGKIRWSHELGPGGAGSGVLTTDSGLTFTGDAHGNFLALDTANGKTLWHAGAGSYIASSPITYKLDGEQYVVTSAGGVLFSWKLPSTNR
- a CDS encoding ScpA family protein; this encodes MADEILQPEGAPELPEVTTEPTAAAASSAPDEKTAESATPEAHEPFELQPKPVPPRPPEPKRPSAAKEEASQSPFSVTVGAVYDGPLDLLLDLIRKQNIDIYDIPIARITSQFLDYTHQLKQTDVDAAGEFIYMASLLIHIKSKTLLPRDPNDILSGDPEDPRRELVERLLEHERFKAAAQMLMQKQQIEEATWSNPGIREFKEAANAEREIAADTVDLVRVFQDILNRLRERPVLNVDEESVTVAQMIDYVKRRLMMEDKPVSLRRLLHNTHTERALICMFLAMLELVRLQAVLLHQPVIQGDILIKKTDNFDAVFADQNQARDDWR
- a CDS encoding TonB-dependent receptor, producing the protein MPAWGQVNYGEVRVKVSDPSGIAVKATVQLASAGNDYDKSFVTDGSGALVVEQVPYGVYRVQVQKAGFAKFSSTLQVHSALPLEEAVRLSIPLVVTKVTVTDADTMIDPYQPDSVMQIGAKQIDERLSSLPGRSVQDLVNSQPGWLYEGNAVLHPRGSEYQTQFVVDGIPLTDNRSPSFGPEVEADDLDSIRIYTAGYPAEYGRKMGGVVELNTHRQTASGLHGQLALSGGSYDTATSYGQLQNVWGKNTVDVSAAGSMTSHYLNPVVPENYTNKGTIGDFSTRYERDATDNDRLIFSVRHEFSRFLIPNELIQQQAGQIQNGDNFETIGTVNYQHIFSPDSLGTLSGMVRDNANNLYSNADSTPVIAFQHNNFREGYFKGTFSLHHGRHEFKAGVESDNTFLHEKFNYFITDPDQFDDDTPQTLNFVDQRPDLEQSAFVEDLIRLGNWTVSAGLRWDHYQLLLNQNAFSPRLTVGHYLPSLKMVLHASYDRIFQTPSFENILISSSPQIDALSDQFLRLPVKPSVGNYYEGGITQALSDRMRVDVNFYRRDVRNYADDDQLLNTGVSYPIAFDKSVIYGAEGKLELVRLQKLTGFVSYSYMVGNVWFPVTGGLFLGDDVSDALSQLTGHFPDSQDQRNTLRTRFKYQLVPRVDFAAGASYGSGLPFEYTGDEADALAQYGPEVISRINFARGRILPLLAVNASLGADVYRSERVKMRFQVDGDNLNNRLNVIDFGGLFSGNAIGPARSFAVRMNASF
- a CDS encoding cytochrome c, which encodes MQRFRYALLLAAGAGFFLFQSRPISVYAASSAQAAQDGTVSGKPGANAYEGHCAICHGEQREGILPAFPPLVGIQHQKTDQQIIDLIHTGKGRMPGFPKLQGGELTALVHYLSTPALSASDSASDGNDNSSSVHSSGMVDAGKSLFQQNCAFCHGRDAMGGETGPDLTRSKLVLADVKGDKISEVVRDGRPEKKMPAFNFSSQEVLSLASYIHSQETKAASMKGGRRGVDVADLQTGNAAMGKTYFNGAGTCAKCHSATGDLAGIAKRFEGLQLEMRMLYPREAKSHVDVTLPSGAKLAGTLVYQDEFVIGMRDESGIYHSWKTRNVKFHVDSPVDAHVDLFSKYTDDDIHNLMAYLQTLR
- a CDS encoding multicopper oxidase family protein, with the translated sequence MNRRSFISSAGALLASKSLYAALPLQAKQGKAPLAGKADHAIRIEPYTLEISPGVNIKTLAYNGQVPGPLLRMREGVPVSIDVTNATQNADLVHWHGLAIDSLNDGAMEEGSPMIAAGETHRYTFTPRPSGTRWYHTHAAAYDNLAVGTYTGQFGFLLIEGREQPVRYDKEINLAIHHWEPSFVPMVQTMREQSSNMPLTTGSDVGYKYATINSHRLGAGEPIRVKQGERVLMRLLNASGTENVVLSLPGHKFTIMAMDGNPVPNPKSVEVLSLAVAERVDAIVEMNSPGVWVLGSTLAKEREMGLGVVIEYAGKTGTPVWNDPAPQEWDYAQFANAVASPNTPDEIFELTFRDFGPKPGSKFDTWTINKRSWPDIDPLMVQQGKRYRLVFRNGSGDQHPMHLHRHTFEVTRIGKTQISGLMKDVINVMPLDTVEVEFVANNPGDTLMHCHQQLHMDYGFMQLIKYSV